The Plasmodium knowlesi strain H genome assembly, chromosome: 14 genome has a segment encoding these proteins:
- a CDS encoding cation diffusion facilitator family protein, putative — MESSLLGNGRSMNFLDRMSNLYDNSQKKATKKLIIASIICIIFMIIEIVAAILANSLSLMTDASHLFCDLLSFALNLFSIYVSTFEGNVDMSFGYHRAEIIGALFSIFFIWALSAYILYSAVFRLFEVQTVDGYIMFVTAFVSTLANIFIAFVLKVHSHGFEFIGQRRCSHSDDANDHSPPIKAWGDNSSKSTKNGKYKNINSDIVIGDDGDASAHGAICNKNNISIGKINTSSCSYVAFDYYENVNQINMDSPHQGDSRAAGGTGGGEGTCAGKKDFQNTQHALLDPTGNNFHHNNHIGNDEDVQKDDDTFKVGINEYVNKSNGTNDMNKKKKKKKNSHNGIHKESNMTSNNSYMLSNEESEENVLCDKYDSHSHGHQHHHSHDHSHDHSHDHSHYHSHDHSHHHDELNSISLKTAYLHAISDLLQNIGVMIASLIIWYNPKYSITDPICSIIFCFIVFSTTISVIKEILNVLMEGTPVSINLMDIKNDLLKIPGVIDVHDLHVWSLSIGKPALACHIVAHKNFSHTVLNNATLLCQNKYKILHTTVQTDYPSNISNCETYAHLKCSSLKAETNK; from the coding sequence ATGGAGAGCTCCTTACTGGGAAATGGACGAAGCATGAATTTCCTCGATCGGATGTCCAACTTGTATGATAACTCTCAAAAGAAGGCCACGAAGAAATTAATCATAGCAAGtataatatgtataatatttatGATAATAGAAATTGTTGCAGCTATATTGGCCAATTCCTTATCCTTAATGACAGACGCCTCTCATCTGTTTTGCGATTTACTATCCTTTGccttaaatttattttctatatatgTTTCTACGTTTGAGGGGAATGTAGATATGTCTTTTGGGTATCACCGGGCGGAAATAATAGGTGccttattttccattttttttatatgggCCCTATCTGCCTACATTTTGTACAGTGCTGTGTTCCGATTATTCGAAGTTCAGACTGTGGATGGATACATTATGTTTGTTACAGCTTTTGTAAGCACTTTGGCGAATATATTCATTGCCTTTGTATTAAAGGTGCATTCACATGGTTTTGAATTTATTGGACAACGCAGATGCAGTCACAGTGATGATGCGAATGACCATTCTCCCCCAATAAAGGCATGGGGGGATAATAGCAGTAAGtctacaaaaaatggaaaatacaaaaatataaatagtGATATCGTTATAGGAGATGACGGTGATGCTTCTGCTCATGGTGCAATATGTAACAAGAATAATATTTCCATCGGGAAAATTAATACGAGTTCATGTAGCTACGTTGCTTTTGATTACTatgaaaatgtgaaccaaATAAATATGGATAGCCCTCATCAAGGAGATTCAAGGGCTGCAGGAGGAACGGGTGGTGGTGAAGGAACATGTGCAGGGAAGAAGGATTTTCAAAATACACAGCATGCACTGCTCGATCCCACAGGGAATAATTTCCATCATAATAATCACATTGGGAATGATGAAGATGTACAAAAGGACGATGACACATTTAAAGTAGGGATTAATGAATACGTTAATAAAAGCAATGGAACAAATgatatgaataaaaaaaaaaaaaaaaaaaaaaattcgcatAATGGCATTCACAAGGAGAGTAACATGACCTCGAACAATTCCTACATGCTCTCCAATGAGGAGAGCGAAGAAAATGTTTTGTGCGACAAGTATGATAGCCATTCACATGGCCATCAACATCACCACTCACACGATCATTCACACGATCATTCACACGATCATTCGCACTATCATTCGCACGACCACTCTCACCACCACGACGAACTAAACAGCATAAGCCTGAAGACGGCGTATCTGCACGCCATCAGCGACTTGCTGCAAAACATAGGAGTAATGATAGCCTCGCTCATCATCTGGTACAACCCCAAGTACTCCATCACCGACCCCATTTgttcaataattttttgtttcatcgTTTTTTCAACAACCATATCGGTAATTAAAGAAATTCTAAATGTACTCATGGAGGGAACCCCCGTTAGCATTAACCTAATGGACATCAAAAACGACCTGTTGAAGATACCCGGGGTTATAGATGTTCATGATCTACACGTTTGGTCTTTATCAATTGGAAAGCCAGCCCTCGCGTGCCATATAGTTGCAcacaaaaatttttcacacacagttttaaataaCGCTACTTTGTTGTGCcagaataaatataaaattctGCATACCACTGTCCAGACCGATTACCCCTCCAACATTTCCAACTGCGAAACATATGCCCATCTTAAGTGCTCAAGTTTAAAAGcagaaacaaacaaataa
- a CDS encoding drug/metabolite transporter DMT1, putative translates to MKFLKVENIFPKAKQDEGGKNVLLITVNLLLLFSMFLYGINYILMKYFIMIKGSIYVFIILRTLLTIPLMIYMYTSKESEPNKKKLLHGANEKDGVGEQDGQIDLELSKIEEENENEKENESETKKKKNSRGDKNDGNNKKKKKKEKGSKDGKMDDNMDDNMDNSMDHKMQISDGSNNDTGTDEYSNNKHGKWANIINKFSNYFSKLLKNDEKLIPKVAYMPILILSVTGALRQVIVIIALQYTDSHNVAIIQPTIPIFTALMSYYMKIEKMNYITCLSIFLSFFGLAITAEVWNMGSFDFGFLLLLTVPVTKGLQVIYINIATRYVSNDIIQFSQMAVLFLITLPFGILGEMFINENYNVIGEIYNVTTNQFLCILYSTLGIIFLCWKIQIIALNYLTPVTVSLYQSFQPCFTFVLARLFLKETINYNKYIGTIFIVLSLLLYQYGCTKHPKV, encoded by the coding sequence ATGAAATTCCTAAaagttgaaaatattttccccaAGGCCAAGCAAGatgagggggggaaaaacgtACTGCTGATTACCGTAAATTTGCTCCTGCTGTTTTCCATGTTCCTGTATGGCATAAACTACATTctgatgaaatattttattatgaTAAAGGGGTCCATATatgtgttcataattttgagGACACTATTAACCATCCCACTGATgatttatatgtacacgtcGAAGGAGTCGGAaccgaacaaaaaaaaattactgcatggtgcaaatgaaaaagatgGTGTAGGTGAACAGGATGGGCAGATAGATTTGGAGTTGtcaaaaattgaagaagaaaatgaaaatgaaaaagaaaatgaaagtgaaacaaaaaaaaaaaaaaattccagaggtgataaaaatgatggtaataataaaaaaaaaaaaaaaaaagagaaaggcagtaaggatggaaaaatggacgaTAACATGGATGATAACATGGATAATAGCATGGATCATAAAATGCAGATTTCAGATGGAAGCAATAACGATACTGGTACTGATGAGTACAGCAATAACAAACACGGAAAATGGGctaatataataaataaattttcaaattattttagtaaattactaaaaaatgatgaaaaattaattccaAAGGTAGCCTACATGCCCATACTTATCCTATCCGTTACGGGAGCTTTAAGACAGGTCATTGTGATAATCGCTTTGCAGTATACTGATTCTCATAACGTTGCAATTATTCAACCAACAATACCTATTTTTACGGCCCTAATGTCATATTATATGAAGATTGAAAAGATGAATTATATAACATGcttgtctatttttttgtctttctttGGGTTGGCCATAACTGCGGAAGTGTGGAATATGGGCTCCTTCGATTTTGGATTTCTCCTATTATTAACCGTGCCCGTTACGAAGGGACTGCAAgtgatatatataaatattgcCACTAGATACGTAAGTAATGATATCATTCAATTTTCCCAAATGGCTGTTTTGTTTTTGATAACCCTTCCATTTGGAATTCTCGGGGAAATGTTCATTAATGAAAATTACAATGTGATTGGCGAGATATACAATGTGACGACTAATCAGTTTTTATGCATTTTATATTCGACCCTTggcattatttttctttgttggAAAATTCAAATCATCGCTTTGAATTACCTTACCCCCGTAACCGTTTCGCTGTATCAGTCCTTTCAGCCTTGTTTTACCTTCGTTTTAGCCAGGCTCTTTCTCAAGGAGACCATCAATTATAATAAATACATTGGCACCATCTTCATTGTCCTGTCGTTGTTGCTCTATCAATATGGTTGCACCAAGCACCCCAAGGTGTAG
- a CDS encoding FAD-dependent monooxygenase, putative: MKTRKTFVLVIGGGPTGITTGMYLQKHRIPHILIEKDKYIENVPKAHYYNNQTMEAWRSIFHLDKCFLNETEDVNLWKTFQYGLSLKKDRTICKYDNFMDKYMYRNTYYEDISPSKVTHLSQYKLLGILYSYYISKIKCDPQQKRAFLKNIRLKLSTHRMLRSICGNSGFGEEADQTVGVDEEIDKRAAEGMGKDATGEALYKNYLSYDTSEFLIGYEFINFRNIPEGVKSCNVGVNKQMGDNYHGVEWGNLQNGSFDYGFSPQGVVTRVRNLYSNEEELILSNYVFVCEGGKSGIKKSLKINDENRKDYMKFINIHFQSFLLSDIVKCNPSMLYFLFSKYIGVLVAHNYKQGDFVLHIPYITEREAEIYNNGSKCLEIINNLTDFELPDLHIHNVYKWTMHSSIASTFIDKRTKRIVLLGDAAHKLPPSGGFGLNLGIGDVINIVWKTIRIYNLKKKKFLENIDKVSIFSNALQDASPQSDAESALILGRNKLAHLFRMLNELEKKKIENYIESYNIERKLVANFTIYHAVRNYEKGNKVSSLLGYNHNSFVRYVSSSRVSCIQRSLLFYYLLANAKGLLKFINNLPYVFEFNRARVEYFVQNERMNILSLLYPGVDFGYSYVDTMCDVGWVEKEPFSDLSIYGKKLQSDRGAKNESSPPEGVSGSVEQEADVGNGKKREDTHGATENPRERTELGERDDGQQDNGTHHSETCGESAKYNIFEKQNEKVPKLKICKNIYDHQMTNVVGAKIPHFNLYTFDEKCIYKISTVDLPIFNNPSLSLLVILFNDTTLNDMIQFLDAHNMPRDKFSFCLWDSNVVISKNAKDQSVRILKQNDPPMAHNDDSSDISIPLSDYILFPKCHNNFVGNIRNVKHIHMDVKEYTVSYVFTVDIIRELFFDTLMLKSDNSFVILRPDRHIISVGEGNWADQLRDVNEMYI; encoded by the coding sequence ATGAAGACCAGGAAAACGTTCGTGCTAGTTATCGGGGGGGGTCCCACTGGGATCACGACGGGCATGTACCTGCAGAAACACAGAATACCACACATACTAATTGAGAAGGATAAATATATTGAGAATGTACCCAAAGCGCACTATTACAACAACCAAACGATGGAAGCATGGAGGAGCATCTTCCATCTGGATAAATGTTTTCTAAACGAAACGGAAGATGTCAACTTATGGAAAACCTTTCAATATGGTTTAAGTTTGAAGAAGGACAGAACAATATGCAAGTATGATAATTTCATGGACAAGTACATGTATAGGAATACGTACTATGAGGATATTAGCCCTTCTAAGGTCACTCACTTATCTCAGTACAAACTGTTGGGTATCCTATACAGCTACTATATCAGCAAAATTAAATGTGATCCGCAGCAGAAGCgcgcatttttaaaaaacataaGGCTAAAATTATCAACCCACCGAATGTTGAGATCCATTTGTGGAAACAGTGGTTTCGGAGAAGAGGCAGACCAAACAGTAGGGGTGGATGAAGAGATAGATAAGCGAGCAGCTGAGGGAATGGGTAAAGACGCTACAGGAGAAGcactttataaaaattatttgtctTACGATACATCCGAATTCTTGATAGGATACGAATTTATCAATTTCAGGAATATTCCAGAAGGGGTGAAATCTTGCAATGTCGGGGTGAACAAACAAATGGGAGATAATTACCATGGAGTCGAGTGGGGTAACCTACAAAATGGCTCCTTCGACTATGGCTTCAGCCCACAGGGTGTTGTGACGCGGGTTAGGAATCTGTACAGTAACGAAGAAGAACTAATCCTAAGTAACTATGTTTTCGTTTgcgaggggggaaaaagcgGCATAAAAAAGAGcctaaaaataaatgatgaaaataggAAGGACTACATgaaatttataaatatcCATTTTCAGTCTTTCCTTCTGAGCGATATAGTAAAATGCAATCCATCCATGttatactttttatttaGCAAATACATAGGGGTGTTAGTTGCTCACAATTACAAACAAGGAGATTTCGTTCTACATATTCCATACATAACCGAGAGGGAAGCAGAAATCTATAACAACGGAAGTAAATGTCtagaaataataaataatctTACTGATTTCGAACTTCCCGATTTGCATATTCATAATGTGTACAAGTGGACCATGCATAGCTCTATTGCCTCCACTTTTATCGACAAAAGAACCAAGAGAATTGTGTTGCTTGGGGATGCTGCTCATAAATTGCCCCCATCAGGAGGGTTTGGCTTAAACTTAGGAATTGGCGATGTGATAAACATAGTGTGGAAAACTATACgaatttataatttaaaaaaaaaaaaatttcttgaGAACATAGACAAGGTCTCCATTTTTAGCAATGCTCTCCAAGATGCTAGCCCTCAGTCAGATGCGGAGTCTGCACTGATTCTGGGTCGTAATAAATTAGCGCACCTTTTTAGGATGTTGAatgaattggaaaaaaaaaaaatagagaattACATCGAGTCGTATAATATTGAGAGGAAATTGGTGGCTAATTTCACCATATATCACGCTGTTagaaattatgaaaaaggaaataaggtATCAAGTCTGTTAGGATATAATCATAACTCTTTTGTAAGATATGTCAGTTCTTCTAGGGTTAGCTGTATACAGAGGTCGCTATTGTTTTATTACCTACTTGCAAATGCTAAAGGGCTGTTAAAATTTATTAACAACCTTCCTTACGTTTTCGAATTCAATCGAGCACGAGTAGAATATTTTGTTCAAAATGAGCGAATGAATATTCTCTCTTTACTGTACCCTGGTGTGGACTTCGGCTATTCTTACGTAGATACGATGTGCGATGTTGGATGGGTGGAAAAAGAACCCTTTTCAGATTTGTCCATATATGGAAAGAAGCTCCAGTCAGATAGGGGCGCTAAAAATGAGAGCTCCCCTCCCGAAGGGGTTAGCGGCTCCGTGGAACAGGAGGCCGATGtggggaatggaaaaaaaagggaagacacACATGGTGCCACAGAAAATCCCAGAGAACGCACCGAACTTGGCGAACGAGACGATGGGCAGCAGGACAACGGGACGCACCACAGTGAGACGTGTGGAGAATCCGCTAAATATAACATTTTCGAAAAacagaatgaaaaagtaccgaaattgaaaatatgcaaaaatatatatgaccATCAAATGACCAACGTGGTGGGGGCGAAAATTCCCCATTTTAATCTGTATACATTTGACGAAAAATGTATTTACAAAATATCGACAGTGGATCTACCCATATTTAACAACCCGTCCTTATCCCTTTTAGTAATTCTATTTAATGATACCACTTTAAATGATATGATCCAGTTTTTGGACGCACATAATATGCCAAGggataaattttccttctgcttATGGGACTCCAACGTTGTTATAAGCAAAAATGCCAAGGACCAATCCGTTCGAATTTTAAAACAGAACGATCCTCCGATGGCGCATAATGATGATTCCTCTGATATTAGTATACCTTTAAGTGACTATATCCTCTTTCCAAAGTGCCATAATAATTTTGTTGGAAACATAAGAAATGTGAAGCATATACACATGGATGTGAAGGAATACACGGTGAGCTATGTATTCACGGTGGACATAATACGGGAGCTGTTTTTTGATACCCTGATGTTGAAGTCAGATAATTCATTCGTAATTTTAAGACCCGACCGACATATCATATCAGTTGGGGAAGGTAACTGGGCGGACCAACTACGGGATGTGAACGAGATGTACATTTGA